The Glycine soja cultivar W05 chromosome 8, ASM419377v2, whole genome shotgun sequence genome has a window encoding:
- the LOC114423633 gene encoding cytochrome c oxidase-assembly factor COX23, mitochondrial isoform X2 translates to MASKAPTAPYPSAARISDSQCFPQYTASLKCLEEFNSDKSKCQEHFDVYKMCKKKEREARLERNKNRSLFS, encoded by the exons ATGGCGTCGAAAGCTCCAACAGCTCCATATCCCAGTGCTGCCAGAATCTCTGATTCTCAGTGTTTTCCGCAATACACCGCTTCTCTCAAAT GTTTAGAAGAATTTAATTCTGATAAGAGTAAATGTCAAGAACATTTTGATGTTTACAAGATGTGCAAGAAAAAAGAG AGGGAAGCACGATTGGAACGAAATAAAAACCGATCCTTATTCTCGTGA
- the LOC114423633 gene encoding cytochrome c oxidase-assembly factor COX23, mitochondrial isoform X1 yields the protein MASKAPTAPYPSAARISDSQCFPQYTASLKCLEEFNSDKSKCQEHFDVYKMCKKKETADSLYFSGSILLLSRLVE from the exons ATGGCGTCGAAAGCTCCAACAGCTCCATATCCCAGTGCTGCCAGAATCTCTGATTCTCAGTGTTTTCCGCAATACACCGCTTCTCTCAAAT GTTTAGAAGAATTTAATTCTGATAAGAGTAAATGTCAAGAACATTTTGATGTTTACAAGATGTGCAAGAAAAAAGAG ACAGCGGACAGCCTATATTTTTCTGGGAGCATCCTTTTATTATCCAGGCTAGTTGAGTAA
- the LOC114423636 gene encoding elongator complex protein 6 — translation MEQKNWNLLDEALGLNNNNAKPWPLCGRFVLVEDCVDTSAAFVLHQILKRSFSSHPSSAVVFLAFSHPFSHYDRVLRKLGCNLAAQRDNGRLFFLDMLMLQCPDEGKANHDGLASVFEQIERVITALHQDKKFISIMIDDISFLEVAANGSSNDVLNLVHYCHTLTSDSEYGCAFIALDHKDIYLNGDRTAVMLEMEFLADILVKAEPLATGLAKDVHGQLMVLDKETQHRHGVSTVKTHNFHFKIKENGIECFYPGTKI, via the exons atggagcagAAAAATTGGAACCTTCTCGATGAAGCTTTAGGGCTTAACAACAACAATGCGAAGCCATGGCCTCTGTGTGGTCGCTTCGTGCTTGTGGAAGATTGTGTTGACACAAGCGCCGCTTTCGTTCTTCACCAAATCCTCAAACGCTCCTTCTCTTCTCACCCTTCTTCCGCCGTCGTCTTCCTCGCTTTCTCTCACCCTTTTTCCCACTATGATCGCGTCCTCAGAAAGCTT GGTTGCAACTTAGCTGCTCAAAGAGATAATGGAAGATTGTTTTTCCTTGACATGCTTATGTTGCAGTGTCCAG ATGAAGGAAAAGCCAATCATGATGGGCTTGCTTCTGTATTTGAGCAAATTGAAAGAGTGATCACTGCATTACATCAAGACAAGAAATTCATCTCTATCATGATAGATGATATATCTTTTCTTGAAGTTGCTGCTAATGGCTCTTCCAATGATGTTTTAAACTTGGTGCATTATTGCCATACGTTAACATCTGATTCAGAATAT GGTTGTGCATTTATTGCACTTGACCATAAGGACATTTATTTGAACGGAGACAGGACTGCTGTTATGTTAGAGATGGAGTTCCTTGCTGACATTTTGGTCAAGGCTGAACCATTGGCCACTGGTTTGGCAAAAGATGTGCATGGGCAG TTGATGGTGTTAGATAAGGAAACACAGCATCGACATGGAGTTTCAACCGTTAAGACTCACAATTTTCACTTCAAGATCAAGGAAAATGGCATTGAGTGCTTTTATCCGGGCACAAAAATTTAA
- the LOC114423634 gene encoding phosphatidylinositol 4-phosphate 5-kinase 5-like isoform X2 produces the protein MHQKKSEVQIGKESVGVSSDFNPQFQKHPYHRHQQFYPQIEIDISPQSPPQPTTPPPPPPPPSLSKQKHIFKPQNAAFFSVSVAAKSAAFRALRRVRRQRALLLLAVPFLYLYFLISRSFLLDLLSAIAFSAALVFSLNLAFPLPLRSVRLKAAKNSASRPAPALPVFWTIGSRPKTEKRAAASGCWVQVFGNGDVYEGEFHRGKCSGSGVYYYSRSGRYEGDWVDGKYDGYGVETWARGSRYRGCYWQGLRHGFGVYRFYTGDVYAGEWSNGQSHGSGVHTCEDGSRYVGEFKWGVKHGLGHYHFRNGDTYAGEYFADKMHGFGIYHFANGHRYEGAWHEGRRQGLGMYTFRNGETQSGHWQNGVLDIPSTRNTTSPVSPVGVYYSKEARRAAEKAYDMAKVDEGVNRAVAASNRAANAARVAAVKAVQKQNYHVSSESFSIPVV, from the exons ATGCATCAGAAGAAATCAGAGGTTCAGATCGGAAAAGAAAGCGTAGGCGTCTCTTCCGATTTCAATCCGCAATTCCAAAAACACCCCTACCACCGCCACCAGCAATTCTACCCCCAAATCGAAATCGATATATCTCCCCAATCCCCACCGCAGCCAACCacacctcctcctcctcctcctcccccTTCACTCTCCAAACAGAAACACATCTTCAAGCCCCAGAACGCCGCCTTCTTCTCCGTATCCGTCGCCGCTAAGAGCGCCGCGTTCCGCGCGCTGCGGCGCGTGAGGCGCCAGCGCGCGTTGCTCCTACTCGCGGTCCCCTTCCTCTACCTCTACTTCCTCATCTCGCGCTCCTTCCTCCTCGACCTCCTCTCCGCCATCGCCTTCTCCGCCGCGCTCGTGTTTTCTCTTAACCTCGCTTTCCCTTTGCCTCTCCGTTCGGTTCGCCTCAAGGCGGCGAAGAATTCCGCCTCCCGTCCCGCGCCCGCTCTTCCGGTGTTCTGGACGATCGGGTCGAGGCCGAAGACGGAGAAGCGCGCCGCGGCGTCCGGGTGCTGGGTGCAG GTGTTTGGAAACGGCGACGTTTACGAGGGGGAGTTTCATCGGGGGAAGTGTTCGGGGAGCGGGGTGTATTACTATAGCAGGAGTGGGAGGTACGAGGGGGATTGGGTGGACGGGAAGTACGATGGGTATGGGGTGGAGACGTGGGCGCGTGGGAGCCGCTACCGTGGGTGTTACTGGCAGGGGCTGAGGCACGGGTTTGGGGTCTATAGGTTTTACACCGGGGATGTCTATGCTGGAGAGTGGTCTAATGGGCAGAGCCATGGGTCTGGGGTTCACACTTGCGAGGATGGGAGTCGCTATGTTGGGGAGTTTAAGTGGGGGGTCAAGCATGGCCTTGGCCATTACCATTTCAG AAATGGAGATACATACGCGGGTGAATACTTTGCAGACAAGATGCATGGTTTTGGCATATATCATTTTGCGAATGGCCATCGTTATGAAGGAGCCTGGCATGAAGGCAGAAGGCAAGGACTTGGAATGTATACATTTAGAAATGGTGAAACCCAATCTGGTCACTGGCAAAATGGAGTCCTTGACATTCCAAGCACACGGAACACCACTTCTCCAGTTTCTCCTGTTGGTGTCTATTATTCCAAA GAAGCAAGACGAGCTGCCGAGAAAGCCTATGATATGGCTAAGGTAGATGAAGGGGTGAACAGAGCTGTAGCAGCTTCTAATAGAGCAGCCAATGCAGCTAGAGTAGCTGCTGTAAAAGCTGTACAAAAACAGAATTATCATGTTAGCAGTGAAAGCTTCTCAATTCCTGTTGTGTAA
- the LOC114423634 gene encoding phosphatidylinositol 4-phosphate 5-kinase 5-like isoform X1 encodes MHQKKSEVQIGKESVGVSSDFNPQFQKHPYHRHQQFYPQIEIDISPQSPPQPTTPPPPPPPPSLSKQKHIFKPQNAAFFSVSVAAKSAAFRALRRVRRQRALLLLAVPFLYLYFLISRSFLLDLLSAIAFSAALVFSLNLAFPLPLRSVRLKAAKNSASRPAPALPVFWTIGSRPKTEKRAAASGCWVQVFGNGDVYEGEFHRGKCSGSGVYYYSRSGRYEGDWVDGKYDGYGVETWARGSRYRGCYWQGLRHGFGVYRFYTGDVYAGEWSNGQSHGSGVHTCEDGSRYVGEFKWGVKHGLGHYHFRNGDTYAGEYFADKMHGFGIYHFANGHRYEGAWHEGRRQGLGMYTFRNGETQSGHWQNGVLDIPSTRNTTSPVSPVGVYYSKVLNAVQEARRAAEKAYDMAKVDEGVNRAVAASNRAANAARVAAVKAVQKQNYHVSSESFSIPVV; translated from the exons ATGCATCAGAAGAAATCAGAGGTTCAGATCGGAAAAGAAAGCGTAGGCGTCTCTTCCGATTTCAATCCGCAATTCCAAAAACACCCCTACCACCGCCACCAGCAATTCTACCCCCAAATCGAAATCGATATATCTCCCCAATCCCCACCGCAGCCAACCacacctcctcctcctcctcctcccccTTCACTCTCCAAACAGAAACACATCTTCAAGCCCCAGAACGCCGCCTTCTTCTCCGTATCCGTCGCCGCTAAGAGCGCCGCGTTCCGCGCGCTGCGGCGCGTGAGGCGCCAGCGCGCGTTGCTCCTACTCGCGGTCCCCTTCCTCTACCTCTACTTCCTCATCTCGCGCTCCTTCCTCCTCGACCTCCTCTCCGCCATCGCCTTCTCCGCCGCGCTCGTGTTTTCTCTTAACCTCGCTTTCCCTTTGCCTCTCCGTTCGGTTCGCCTCAAGGCGGCGAAGAATTCCGCCTCCCGTCCCGCGCCCGCTCTTCCGGTGTTCTGGACGATCGGGTCGAGGCCGAAGACGGAGAAGCGCGCCGCGGCGTCCGGGTGCTGGGTGCAG GTGTTTGGAAACGGCGACGTTTACGAGGGGGAGTTTCATCGGGGGAAGTGTTCGGGGAGCGGGGTGTATTACTATAGCAGGAGTGGGAGGTACGAGGGGGATTGGGTGGACGGGAAGTACGATGGGTATGGGGTGGAGACGTGGGCGCGTGGGAGCCGCTACCGTGGGTGTTACTGGCAGGGGCTGAGGCACGGGTTTGGGGTCTATAGGTTTTACACCGGGGATGTCTATGCTGGAGAGTGGTCTAATGGGCAGAGCCATGGGTCTGGGGTTCACACTTGCGAGGATGGGAGTCGCTATGTTGGGGAGTTTAAGTGGGGGGTCAAGCATGGCCTTGGCCATTACCATTTCAG AAATGGAGATACATACGCGGGTGAATACTTTGCAGACAAGATGCATGGTTTTGGCATATATCATTTTGCGAATGGCCATCGTTATGAAGGAGCCTGGCATGAAGGCAGAAGGCAAGGACTTGGAATGTATACATTTAGAAATGGTGAAACCCAATCTGGTCACTGGCAAAATGGAGTCCTTGACATTCCAAGCACACGGAACACCACTTCTCCAGTTTCTCCTGTTGGTGTCTATTATTCCAAAGTACTCAATGCAGTGCAG GAAGCAAGACGAGCTGCCGAGAAAGCCTATGATATGGCTAAGGTAGATGAAGGGGTGAACAGAGCTGTAGCAGCTTCTAATAGAGCAGCCAATGCAGCTAGAGTAGCTGCTGTAAAAGCTGTACAAAAACAGAATTATCATGTTAGCAGTGAAAGCTTCTCAATTCCTGTTGTGTAA